From the genome of Aquila chrysaetos chrysaetos chromosome 8, bAquChr1.4, whole genome shotgun sequence:
AGGGAAAATATGCAAATTATATAACTTTTTCCTAAACAAGTGTCTTGAGACTTCGTCAGAATTTACTTCTCGCCTGCAGGTATAAACAAAACCTGCATTACCCAtaatgtttattatttcttactCTCCAGAACACTATCAGCAGAGGGAATGTTCAACTACCTCCGGAAACGCTTTACCAGCCACATCAGAGAACGTAGCCGGCGAAGAGCAAGGCTTGTCTCTAAAGATGGAAGGTGTAACATAGAGTTTGGCAATGTAGAACAGTCAAGGTTTGTCTTTTTGATTGATATATGGACAACTATCCTGGATCTCAGATGGAGATACAAAATGACTATCTTCATTTCAGCATTCTTAGGCAGCTGGTTTCTCTTTGGTCTCCTCTGGTATGTTGTGGCATATATACACAAAGATCTTCCAGAATTCAATCCTTCCATAAATCACACTCCCTGTGTTGAGAATATCAACGGCCTGACTTCAGCTTTCCTGTTCTCCTTGGAGACCCAGGTAACCATCGGTTATGGCTTCAGATGTGTCACAGAACAATGTGCCACTGCCATTTTCCTGCTCATCTTCCAGTCCATCTTGGGGGTAATCATCAATTCTTTTATGTGTGGTGCCATCTTGGCCAAGATATCAAGGTCCAAAAACCGGGCTAAGACCATCACCTTCAGCAAGAATGCTGTCATCAGCAAACGTGGTGGGAAGCTCTGCCTCCTCATTCGGGTGGCAAACCTGAGGAAGAGTCTGCTGATTGGGAGTCATATCTATGGAAAACTTCTGAAGACCACCATCACCCCAGAAGGAGAGACAATCATTTTGGACCAGGTCAACATAGAATTTGTAGTTGATGCTGGCAATGAGAATCTCTTCTTCATTTCCCCATTAACTATTTATCATATCATAGATAAGAACAGCCCATTCTTCCACATGGCAGCAGAAACCATTCTGCAGCAAGATTTTGAATTGGTGGTGTTTTTAGATGGCACTGTTGAAGCCACTAGCGCTACTTGTCAAGTGAGGACATCCTACATCCCAGAAGAGGTGCTCTGGGGTTATCGCTTTGCTCCCATTGTGTCCAAGACCAAAGAAGGGAAATACAGAGTAGACTTCCAGAATTTCAGCAAGACAGTGGCTGTGGAGACTCCCCACTGTGCCTTCTGCCTCTGCAATGAGAAAGAAGCTAAagccaaagagaagaaaggttATGACAATCCTGGTTTTGTCTTGTCAGAAGTTAGTGAAACCAGTGACACAAAAATGTAGCTCCAGGTATTCATGGGACTGTatcttttttcataattaattcAATCTTGAGAGGATTAATAacttagtaaaacaaaaaaagaaacacaggttTGTTTTAACTCTGAAACAGCATTTATCTTCTCAAAAGCCTCAAATCAAAGAGGAACAGAATATCAGTGATCTCCAGAACACTATTTAACTACACTCTATATATATTTCATAgaagttatatttttataccTATGGGACATTTTATGAAGCTGCTATGTTGGAACGTCCAACTCACTTAAGTTCCCAGAGGCATGCAAGTCTGttaaaaagcctgaaaagatggagaaaaactTTAGGACATGTTGAAGATACAAAGCTGTTGGAATGAGAACATGAAAAGGGGAGACAGAAGGCAAAGCTAAAGAAACCTTAGGAGCCAAAACCTCAGGAgccaaaacctcaaaaaaaaaagtatgtttctgGTTGCCAAAGTCCTCTATGAAAGCAGACGCTCTGGCTCTGGAACACTTGAGCACTTCTGAACATTTTGCaacaattctttctttctttgaggCTGGTACTTCTACAGAAATGGAGCATTAAGGGATGGTACGTGCTTAGGAAGCTAGAAAAGACAAGG
Proteins encoded in this window:
- the KCNJ1 gene encoding ATP-sensitive inward rectifier potassium channel 1, whose product is MFNYLRKRFTSHIRERSRRRARLVSKDGRCNIEFGNVEQSRFVFLIDIWTTILDLRWRYKMTIFISAFLGSWFLFGLLWYVVAYIHKDLPEFNPSINHTPCVENINGLTSAFLFSLETQVTIGYGFRCVTEQCATAIFLLIFQSILGVIINSFMCGAILAKISRSKNRAKTITFSKNAVISKRGGKLCLLIRVANLRKSLLIGSHIYGKLLKTTITPEGETIILDQVNIEFVVDAGNENLFFISPLTIYHIIDKNSPFFHMAAETILQQDFELVVFLDGTVEATSATCQVRTSYIPEEVLWGYRFAPIVSKTKEGKYRVDFQNFSKTVAVETPHCAFCLCNEKEAKAKEKKGYDNPGFVLSEVSETSDTKM